A region of Muntiacus reevesi chromosome 11, mMunRee1.1, whole genome shotgun sequence DNA encodes the following proteins:
- the SLC25A30 gene encoding kidney mitochondrial carrier protein 1 isoform X1, producing the protein MSALNWKPFVYGGLASITAECGTFPIDLTKTRLQIQGQKNDANFKEIRYRGMLHALVRIGREEGLKALYSGIAPAMLRQASYGTIKIGTYQSLKRLFVERPEDETLLINVVCGILSGVISSSIANPTDVLKIRMQAQSSTLQRGMIGNFINIYQQEGTRGLWKGVSLTAQRAAIVVGVELPVYDVTKKHLILSGLMGDTVYTHFLSSFTCGLAGALASNPVDVVRTRMMNQRVLRDGECPGYKGTLDCLLQTWKNEGFFALYKGFWPNWLRLGPWNIIFFVTYEQLKKLDL; encoded by the exons ATGTCGGCCCTGAACTGGAAGCCCTTCGTGTACGGAGGCCTGGCCTCCATCACAGCGGAGTGTG GTACCTTTCCAATTGATTTAACCAAGACACGGCTCCAGATTCAAGGCCAGAAGAATGATGCAAACTTTAAAGAAATCAGGTATCGAGGAATGTTGCACGCATTAGTGAGGATAGGCAGAGAGGAAGGCCTGAAAGCGCTATATTCAGG GATCGCCCCGGCAATGTTACGCCAGGCTTCCTATGGCACCATCAAGATAGGCACTTACCAGAGCTTGAAGCGGTTATTTGTCGAGCGTCCAGAAG ATGAAACCCTTCTGATAAATgtggtctgtgggattctctctGGAGTCATATCCTCAAGCATTGCTAATCCAACAGACGTTTTGAAG ATACGGATGCAAGCTCAGAGCAGCACTCTTCAAAGAGGAATGATAGGCAACTTCATTAACATTTACCAGCAAGAGGGCACGAGAGGACTGTGGAAG GGTGTGTCCCTTACTGCTCAGAGGGCTGCCATCGTGGTCGGCGTGGAGCTGCCAGTCTACGACGTCACCAAGAAGCATCTGATTCTCTCAGGCCTGATGGGAGACACGGTGTATACCCATTTCCT CTCAAGCTTCACCTGTGGGCTGGCGGGAGCCCTGGCCTCAAACCCTGTGGATGTGGTGAGGACACGTATGATGAACCAGAGAGTCCTCCGCGACGGCGAGTGCCCCGGCTACAAAGGCACCCTGGACTGCTTGTTACAG ACATGGAAGAATGAAGGATTTTTTGCTCTATATAAAGGGTTTTGGCCAAATTGGTTGAGACTTGGTCCTTGGAATATTATT ttctttgtgacctatgAGCAGCTGAAGAAACTGGATTTGTGA
- the SLC25A30 gene encoding kidney mitochondrial carrier protein 1 isoform X2 — translation MLRQASYGTIKIGTYQSLKRLFVERPEDETLLINVVCGILSGVISSSIANPTDVLKIRMQAQSSTLQRGMIGNFINIYQQEGTRGLWKGVSLTAQRAAIVVGVELPVYDVTKKHLILSGLMGDTVYTHFLSSFTCGLAGALASNPVDVVRTRMMNQRVLRDGECPGYKGTLDCLLQTWKNEGFFALYKGFWPNWLRLGPWNIIFFVTYEQLKKLDL, via the exons ATGTTACGCCAGGCTTCCTATGGCACCATCAAGATAGGCACTTACCAGAGCTTGAAGCGGTTATTTGTCGAGCGTCCAGAAG ATGAAACCCTTCTGATAAATgtggtctgtgggattctctctGGAGTCATATCCTCAAGCATTGCTAATCCAACAGACGTTTTGAAG ATACGGATGCAAGCTCAGAGCAGCACTCTTCAAAGAGGAATGATAGGCAACTTCATTAACATTTACCAGCAAGAGGGCACGAGAGGACTGTGGAAG GGTGTGTCCCTTACTGCTCAGAGGGCTGCCATCGTGGTCGGCGTGGAGCTGCCAGTCTACGACGTCACCAAGAAGCATCTGATTCTCTCAGGCCTGATGGGAGACACGGTGTATACCCATTTCCT CTCAAGCTTCACCTGTGGGCTGGCGGGAGCCCTGGCCTCAAACCCTGTGGATGTGGTGAGGACACGTATGATGAACCAGAGAGTCCTCCGCGACGGCGAGTGCCCCGGCTACAAAGGCACCCTGGACTGCTTGTTACAG ACATGGAAGAATGAAGGATTTTTTGCTCTATATAAAGGGTTTTGGCCAAATTGGTTGAGACTTGGTCCTTGGAATATTATT ttctttgtgacctatgAGCAGCTGAAGAAACTGGATTTGTGA